A stretch of the Serratia marcescens genome encodes the following:
- a CDS encoding MFS transporter, whose amino-acid sequence MTTPVRSAATMPSTLAANDDAAAAPKVKRSTLNNKLPYIERGTPQFMRVTLALFSAGLATFALLYCVQPILPVLSQDFGVSPAESSLSLSVSTGLLAIGLMFTGPLSDAIGRKSVMVVALLLAAVCTLICAFMTSWHGILLMRALIGLSLSGVAAVGMTYLSEEIHPSFVAFSMGLYISGNSIGGMSGRLVTGVLTDFFSWRVSLGVIGLFALAAACMFWRILPASQHFRASSLRPRTLLINFKLHWHDKGLPLLFAEGFLLMGSFVTLFNYIGYRLLADPYHLSQAIVGLLSVVYLTGSYSSPKAGALTSRFGRGPVLLASIVIMLIGILITALPQVPAIFIGMMLFTAGFFAAHSVASSWIGRRARRAKGQASSLYLFCYYVGSSVAGTLGGVFWHSFGWNGVAAFISLMLLLALLVVHYLKRLPEAARL is encoded by the coding sequence GTGACAACCCCTGTGCGTTCTGCGGCCACGATGCCGTCGACGCTGGCCGCCAACGATGACGCGGCCGCTGCGCCAAAAGTAAAACGCTCCACCCTCAACAACAAACTCCCCTATATCGAACGCGGCACGCCGCAGTTTATGCGCGTGACGCTGGCGCTGTTTTCCGCCGGGCTGGCGACCTTCGCGCTGCTCTACTGCGTGCAGCCGATCCTGCCGGTGCTGTCGCAAGATTTTGGCGTCTCGCCGGCGGAAAGCAGCCTGTCGCTTTCGGTCTCCACCGGCCTGCTGGCGATCGGCCTGATGTTCACCGGGCCGCTGTCCGACGCCATTGGCCGCAAGTCGGTGATGGTAGTGGCGCTGCTGCTGGCGGCGGTCTGCACGCTGATCTGCGCCTTTATGACCAGCTGGCACGGCATTTTGCTGATGCGCGCGCTGATCGGCCTGTCGCTGAGCGGCGTGGCGGCGGTCGGCATGACCTACCTCAGCGAAGAGATCCACCCCAGCTTCGTCGCCTTCTCGATGGGGCTGTACATCAGCGGCAACTCGATCGGCGGCATGAGCGGCCGCCTGGTGACCGGGGTGTTGACCGACTTCTTCTCCTGGCGCGTATCGCTCGGAGTCATCGGCCTGTTCGCCCTTGCCGCCGCCTGCATGTTCTGGCGCATCCTGCCCGCTTCGCAGCATTTTCGCGCCAGTTCGCTGCGCCCGCGCACCTTGCTGATCAACTTCAAGCTGCATTGGCACGATAAGGGCCTGCCGCTGCTGTTCGCGGAAGGTTTCCTGCTGATGGGCAGCTTCGTCACCCTGTTCAACTACATCGGCTATCGCCTGCTGGCGGATCCTTACCACCTGAGCCAGGCGATTGTCGGCCTGCTGTCGGTGGTATACCTCACCGGCTCCTACAGCTCGCCCAAGGCCGGCGCGCTCACCTCGCGCTTCGGGCGCGGCCCGGTGCTACTGGCCTCGATCGTGATTATGCTGATCGGGATTCTGATTACCGCGCTGCCGCAGGTGCCGGCGATCTTTATCGGCATGATGCTGTTCACCGCCGGTTTCTTCGCCGCCCACTCGGTGGCCAGCAGCTGGATTGGCCGCCGTGCGCGCCGCGCCAAAGGCCAGGCGTCGTCGCTGTATCTGTTTTGTTATTACGTCGGATCCAGCGTGGCCGGCACCCTCGGCGGCGTGTTCTGGCACAGCTTCGGCTGGAATGGCGTGGCGGCGTTCATCAGTCTGATGCTGCTGCTGGCGCTGCTGGTGGTGCATTACCTGAAACGCCTGCCGGAAGCGGCCCGCCTCTGA
- a CDS encoding LysR substrate-binding domain-containing protein: MNIELRHLRYFIAVAEELHFGRAAERLRISQPPLSQQIQALEEMVGARLLARNNRNVSLTQAGEMFLKEAYQVLDQVGRAAEKAARLDRGELGEMTIGFTSSAPFIGVVSRSLRAFRQHSPQVHIKMREINTKQQIEPLLNGELDLGVMRNTRLPEALHFQLLLREPLVAVVPEGYLLAETPGGALRFQHLAQEPFVFFSREVGTALYDEILLLLGKAGITPYITQEVGEAMTIIGLVSAGLGVSILPASFARVRVDGVRYLPLAEPDATTEVWLVHHRRRPLTAAAQALMALMLK; this comes from the coding sequence ATGAATATCGAATTGAGACACCTGCGTTACTTTATCGCCGTGGCGGAAGAGCTGCATTTTGGCCGCGCCGCCGAACGGTTGCGGATCTCCCAGCCGCCGCTCAGCCAGCAAATTCAGGCGCTGGAAGAGATGGTTGGCGCGCGGCTGCTGGCGCGTAACAACCGCAACGTCAGTTTGACCCAGGCCGGGGAGATGTTCCTCAAAGAAGCCTACCAGGTGCTCGATCAGGTCGGGCGCGCGGCGGAAAAGGCAGCGCGTCTGGATCGCGGTGAGCTGGGGGAAATGACCATCGGCTTTACCTCTTCCGCGCCCTTTATCGGCGTGGTGTCACGCAGCCTGCGCGCCTTTCGTCAGCACTCCCCGCAGGTGCATATCAAAATGCGCGAAATCAACACCAAACAGCAGATCGAGCCGTTGCTGAACGGTGAGTTGGATCTGGGGGTGATGCGCAACACGCGGCTGCCGGAGGCGCTCCACTTTCAGCTTCTGCTGCGTGAACCGCTGGTGGCGGTGGTGCCGGAAGGGTATCTGCTGGCGGAAACGCCCGGCGGCGCGCTGCGGTTTCAACACCTGGCACAGGAGCCGTTCGTGTTCTTCTCGCGTGAAGTGGGCACCGCGCTGTACGACGAAATTCTGCTGCTGCTCGGCAAGGCCGGCATTACCCCGTATATCACCCAGGAAGTGGGGGAAGCGATGACCATCATCGGGCTGGTTTCCGCCGGGTTGGGGGTGTCGATTTTGCCGGCTTCTTTCGCCCGGGTGCGGGTGGACGGCGTGCGCTATTTGCCGCTGGCGGAGCCGGACGCCACCACCGAAGTGTGGCTGGTGCATCACCGCCGCCGGCCGCTGACCGCCGCCGCGCAGGCGCTGATGGCGTTGATGCTGAAATGA
- the mlc gene encoding sugar metabolism global transcriptional regulator Mlc yields MIAVGQPGHIDQIKQTNAGAVYRLIDQLGPISRIELSKRAQLAPASITKIVRELLEAHLVKETEYQEIGSRGRPAVGLVLDTEAWHYLSARISRGSITLALRDLSSKLVVEELLPLAAEHPEPLLKRILTEVDQFFIRHQSKLERLTAIAITLPGMIDVQSGVVHRMPFYDVLEMPLGPALETRTGLPVYLQHDISAWTMAEALYGASRGSQNVIQVVIDHNVGAGVITGGHVLHAGSHSVVEIGHTQVDPYGKRCYCGNHGCLETVASIENMLEIAQQRLSGSMSSSLHGAPLTVESLCDAALAGDQLARDIILGVGHSVGRILAIMVNLFNPEKILVGSPLNRAAEILHPAIASCIRQQALPAYSEQVKVESTQFFNQGTMPGAALVKEALYNGSLLVQLLQG; encoded by the coding sequence GTGATTGCGGTTGGGCAGCCTGGGCATATCGATCAAATCAAGCAGACCAATGCGGGGGCGGTTTATCGGCTAATCGATCAACTGGGCCCGATTTCGCGCATCGAACTGTCAAAACGCGCGCAGCTGGCGCCCGCCAGCATCACCAAGATCGTGCGCGAACTGCTGGAAGCCCATCTGGTCAAGGAAACCGAGTACCAGGAAATCGGCAGCCGGGGCCGCCCGGCGGTGGGGCTGGTGCTGGACACCGAGGCCTGGCACTACCTGTCCGCCCGCATCAGCCGCGGCAGCATCACGCTGGCGCTGCGCGATCTCAGCAGCAAACTGGTAGTGGAGGAGCTGCTGCCGCTGGCGGCCGAACACCCTGAACCGCTGCTGAAACGCATCCTGACCGAAGTCGATCAGTTCTTTATCCGTCACCAAAGCAAGTTGGAGCGGCTGACGGCGATCGCCATCACGCTGCCGGGCATGATCGACGTGCAGTCCGGCGTGGTGCACCGCATGCCGTTTTACGACGTGCTGGAGATGCCGCTTGGCCCGGCATTGGAAACCCGCACCGGCCTGCCGGTTTACCTGCAGCACGACATCAGCGCCTGGACCATGGCTGAAGCGCTGTACGGCGCCTCGCGCGGCAGCCAGAACGTCATTCAGGTGGTGATCGACCACAACGTCGGCGCCGGGGTGATCACCGGCGGCCATGTGCTGCACGCCGGGAGCCACAGCGTGGTGGAAATCGGCCACACCCAGGTCGATCCTTACGGTAAACGCTGCTATTGCGGCAACCACGGCTGTCTCGAAACCGTGGCCAGCATCGAAAACATGCTGGAGATCGCCCAGCAGCGACTGAGCGGCTCGATGAGCTCCAGCCTGCACGGCGCGCCGCTGACCGTTGAATCGCTGTGCGATGCCGCGCTGGCAGGCGATCAGCTGGCGCGGGACATCATTCTCGGCGTCGGCCACAGCGTGGGGCGCATTCTGGCTATCATGGTCAACCTGTTCAATCCGGAGAAGATCCTGGTCGGCTCGCCGCTCAACCGTGCGGCGGAGATCCTGCATCCGGCCATCGCCTCCTGCATTCGCCAGCAGGCGCTGCCGGCCTACAGCGAGCAGGTCAAGGTCGAATCCACGCAGTTCTTCAATCAGGGCACCATGCCCGGTGCGGCGCTGGTGAAAGAGGCGCTGTACAACGGTTCATTGCTGGTGCAGCTGCTGCAAGGCTAA
- the bioD gene encoding dethiobiotin synthase produces the protein MLKRLFVTGTDTDVGKTVVSRGLMQALAAEGRSVAGYKPIAARCQETSEGIRNKDALVLQASSTLPLSYEEINPITCLDEVFHAHATEDINYGVMSSGLRDLSAKADTVVVEGSGGWRVLMNDLRPYAEWVVQEQLPVVLVVGIKLGCVSHALLTAQSIINDGLPLLGWVANRINPGLAHYAETIAALQQRIPAPLLGEIPYLPRAEQRELAHYLDISTLL, from the coding sequence ATGTTGAAGCGTTTATTTGTGACAGGCACGGATACCGACGTCGGTAAAACCGTGGTTTCCCGCGGGTTGATGCAGGCGCTGGCTGCCGAGGGCCGTTCGGTGGCCGGTTACAAGCCGATCGCCGCACGCTGCCAGGAAACCAGCGAGGGCATCCGCAATAAAGACGCTTTGGTGTTGCAGGCATCTTCAACCCTGCCGCTGTCCTACGAGGAGATCAATCCCATCACCTGCCTGGATGAGGTGTTTCACGCGCATGCGACCGAGGACATCAACTATGGCGTGATGAGCAGCGGTCTGCGGGATCTGTCCGCCAAAGCCGACACGGTGGTGGTGGAAGGCAGCGGCGGTTGGCGGGTGCTGATGAACGATCTGCGGCCTTACGCCGAGTGGGTGGTGCAGGAACAGCTGCCGGTGGTGCTGGTGGTGGGCATCAAGCTGGGCTGCGTCAGCCACGCGCTGCTGACCGCACAGTCGATCATCAACGACGGCCTGCCGCTGTTGGGCTGGGTGGCCAACCGCATCAACCCGGGGTTGGCGCACTATGCTGAAACCATCGCGGCGCTGCAGCAGCGCATTCCCGCGCCGCTGTTGGGTGAAATTCCGTACCTGCCGCGCGCGGAGCAGCGCGAACTGGCGCACTACCTCGATATTTCCACGCTGCTGTAA
- a CDS encoding DUF2938 family protein: MTPDLLVHILLTGAGATLCMDLWALLLKWRFGIPSLDYALVGRWFLGMFDGRWFHATIVTAPPRRGEREIGWILHYAIGIAFAFIPIGLAGIGWYAAPEPFIALLSGWLSLAAPFLVMQPALGFGVAAAKTAHPRRARLLSLLTHTVYGLGLLIVARLLATLCA; this comes from the coding sequence ATGACCCCCGATCTGTTAGTGCACATCCTGTTAACCGGCGCCGGCGCCACCCTCTGCATGGATCTGTGGGCGCTGCTGCTGAAGTGGCGCTTCGGCATCCCTTCTCTCGATTATGCGCTGGTGGGCCGTTGGTTTCTCGGCATGTTCGACGGCCGCTGGTTTCACGCCACCATCGTTACGGCGCCGCCGCGCCGGGGAGAGAGAGAAATCGGCTGGATATTGCATTACGCCATCGGCATCGCGTTTGCCTTTATCCCGATCGGTTTGGCGGGCATCGGGTGGTATGCGGCGCCGGAACCGTTCATCGCGCTGTTGAGCGGCTGGCTGAGCCTGGCGGCGCCGTTTCTGGTGATGCAGCCCGCGCTGGGCTTTGGCGTGGCGGCGGCGAAAACCGCCCACCCGCGAAGAGCGCGGCTCCTCAGCCTGCTCACCCACACGGTGTATGGGCTGGGCCTGCTGATCGTCGCCCGATTGTTGGCGACGCTGTGCGCCTGA
- a CDS encoding helix-turn-helix domain-containing protein has protein sequence MAKELDIGTVARLSGIAPSALRHYETKGLIASIGRHGLRRQYAAGVLDQLRLIALARLAGFTLDEMSALFDERGKIALDRGLLAARADELDRHIQRLMQVRDGLRHMVDCPEPEHLQCPQFRKILQQGEF, from the coding sequence ATGGCAAAAGAACTGGATATTGGCACGGTGGCGCGCCTGAGCGGGATCGCGCCTTCCGCGCTGCGGCATTACGAGACGAAAGGGCTGATCGCGTCGATAGGCCGCCACGGTTTGCGTCGCCAATACGCCGCCGGCGTGCTTGACCAACTGCGGCTGATCGCGCTGGCGCGCCTGGCCGGTTTTACGCTGGACGAGATGAGCGCCTTGTTTGACGAACGGGGCAAGATAGCGCTCGATCGCGGGCTGCTGGCGGCGCGGGCGGATGAGCTGGATCGCCATATCCAGCGCCTGATGCAGGTACGCGACGGGCTGCGCCACATGGTCGATTGCCCTGAACCCGAGCACCTGCAGTGCCCGCAGTTCAGGAAAATCCTGCAGCAGGGCGAGTTCTAA
- the clcB gene encoding voltage-gated ClC-type chloride channel ClcB has protein sequence MKRLVHLHHYRALLRSLFIAVFIGVAAALAVWLFHRSMLGLEWLLLGNADGSLVAAAAALPGWRRALTPALGGLAAGLLLYIHQRYRHQRPAAPTDYMEAIETGNGKLDTGASLVKCLASLLVVSSGSAIGREGAMILLAALVGSLFAQRFTHEKEWKLWVACAAAAGMASAYHAPLAGSLFIAEILFGTLMLASLGPVVIAAVSALLMTNLLNGGQAPLYLVTPLAAPLPTQYLLMALVGVVAGAGGPLFLWLMTATGHAFRSLRLKPPLQLALGGLIVGLLSLLFPQVWGNGYSVVQALLIAPPGVLLLGAILVCKLLAILASSGSGAPGGVFTPTLFVGAALGSIIGQLFGLWPGMDTAVPLLLALTGMATLLAATTHAPIMAALMVFEMTGEYALLPGILLSCVIATTVSRGLRPVSVYHSAPPPKREA, from the coding sequence ATGAAAAGATTGGTCCACCTGCACCACTATCGCGCCCTGTTGCGCAGCCTGTTTATCGCCGTGTTCATCGGCGTCGCCGCCGCTCTGGCGGTGTGGCTGTTCCACCGTTCGATGCTTGGCCTCGAGTGGCTGCTGCTCGGCAATGCCGACGGCAGCCTGGTGGCCGCCGCCGCCGCGCTGCCCGGCTGGCGGCGCGCCCTCACTCCGGCACTGGGCGGCCTGGCGGCGGGCCTGCTGCTGTATATTCACCAGCGCTACCGCCACCAGCGCCCGGCGGCGCCTACCGACTATATGGAAGCGATCGAGACCGGCAACGGCAAGCTGGACACCGGTGCCAGCCTGGTGAAGTGCCTGGCGTCGCTGCTGGTGGTGTCGAGCGGCAGCGCCATCGGCCGCGAAGGCGCGATGATCCTGCTGGCGGCGCTGGTAGGCTCGCTGTTTGCCCAGCGCTTTACGCACGAGAAAGAATGGAAACTGTGGGTGGCCTGCGCCGCCGCCGCCGGGATGGCCAGCGCCTATCATGCGCCGCTGGCGGGCAGCCTGTTTATCGCCGAGATCCTGTTCGGCACCCTGATGCTGGCCTCGCTCGGCCCGGTGGTGATCGCCGCGGTCAGCGCCCTGCTGATGACCAACCTGCTCAACGGCGGCCAGGCGCCGCTCTATCTGGTGACGCCGCTCGCGGCCCCCTTGCCGACGCAATACCTGCTGATGGCGCTGGTCGGCGTGGTGGCCGGCGCCGGCGGGCCGCTGTTTTTATGGCTGATGACCGCCACCGGCCACGCCTTCCGCTCGCTGCGGTTGAAGCCGCCGTTGCAGCTGGCGCTGGGCGGCCTGATCGTCGGGCTGCTTTCGCTGCTGTTCCCGCAGGTATGGGGCAATGGTTACAGCGTGGTGCAGGCGCTGCTGATCGCACCGCCGGGGGTGCTGTTGCTGGGGGCTATCCTGGTGTGCAAACTGTTGGCGATCCTCGCCAGCAGCGGGTCGGGCGCGCCGGGCGGGGTCTTCACCCCGACGCTGTTCGTCGGCGCCGCGCTCGGTTCGATCATCGGTCAGCTGTTTGGCCTGTGGCCGGGCATGGATACGGCGGTGCCGCTGCTGCTGGCGCTGACCGGCATGGCGACCCTGCTGGCCGCCACCACCCATGCGCCGATCATGGCGGCGTTGATGGTGTTTGAAATGACCGGCGAATACGCGCTGCTGCCCGGCATTCTGCTCTCGTGCGTGATCGCCACCACCGTGTCGCGCGGCCTGCGGCCAGTGTCGGTGTATCACTCGGCGCCGCCGCCCAAACGCGAGGCTTAG
- the osmV gene encoding osmoprotectant ABC transporter ATP-binding protein OsmV codes for MIKLENLTKQFMQKNGTPFNAVDNINLDVPEGEICVLLGPSGCGKTTTLKMINRLIEPTGGTILINGEDTSALDTVSLRRKIGYVIQQIGLFPNMTIEENITVVPRMLGWDKKRCHDRAEELMSMVALDPKRFLHRYPKEMSGGQQQRIGVIRALAADPPVLLMDEPFGAVDPINRETIQNEFLDMQRQLKKTVMLVSHDIDEALKLGDRIAVFRQGKIVQNASADELLARPANDFVASFVGQDRTLKRLLLVQAGDVADQQETVTVRRETPLVEAFGLMDDIDARSVTVVDADGKPLGYVKRREARGAPGVCADSLHRFRVTARAEENLRVVLSKLYEHNTSWMPIVDEDGRYSGEISQDYIADYLSSGRTRRVLTPQ; via the coding sequence ATGATTAAATTGGAAAATCTGACCAAACAGTTCATGCAGAAGAACGGTACGCCGTTCAACGCCGTCGACAACATCAATCTGGACGTGCCGGAAGGCGAAATCTGCGTGCTGCTCGGCCCTTCCGGCTGCGGCAAAACCACCACGCTCAAGATGATCAACCGCCTGATCGAACCCACCGGCGGCACCATTCTGATCAACGGTGAAGACACCAGCGCGCTGGATACCGTCAGCCTGCGCCGCAAAATCGGCTACGTCATCCAGCAGATCGGTCTGTTCCCCAACATGACCATCGAGGAAAACATCACCGTGGTCCCGCGCATGCTGGGCTGGGACAAAAAACGCTGCCACGATCGCGCCGAGGAGCTGATGAGCATGGTGGCGCTGGATCCCAAGCGCTTTTTGCACCGCTACCCGAAAGAGATGTCCGGCGGGCAGCAGCAGCGCATCGGCGTGATCCGTGCGCTGGCGGCCGATCCACCGGTGCTGCTGATGGATGAACCCTTCGGCGCGGTGGATCCGATCAACCGCGAAACCATCCAGAACGAGTTTCTCGACATGCAGCGCCAGCTGAAAAAGACCGTGATGCTGGTGAGCCACGACATCGATGAAGCGCTGAAGCTCGGCGATCGCATCGCAGTGTTCCGTCAGGGCAAAATCGTACAGAACGCCAGCGCCGATGAGCTGCTGGCGCGGCCGGCGAACGACTTCGTTGCCTCCTTTGTCGGCCAGGACCGTACGCTAAAGCGCCTGCTGCTGGTGCAGGCCGGCGACGTGGCCGATCAGCAGGAAACGGTGACGGTGCGGCGAGAGACGCCGCTAGTGGAGGCGTTCGGGCTGATGGACGATATCGACGCCCGCTCGGTGACGGTGGTGGACGCCGACGGCAAGCCGCTGGGGTATGTCAAACGCCGCGAGGCGCGCGGCGCGCCGGGCGTCTGCGCCGACAGCCTGCACCGTTTCCGCGTCACCGCGCGGGCAGAGGAGAACCTGCGCGTGGTGCTGTCGAAGCTGTACGAGCACAACACCTCCTGGATGCCGATCGTCGATGAAGACGGCCGCTACAGCGGCGAAATCTCGCAGGATTACATCGCCGACTACCTCAGCTCCGGCCGCACGCGCCGGGTGCTGACGCCGCAATAA
- the osmW gene encoding osmoprotectant ABC transporter permease OsmW — MNTVLYAWQNWAYIAGLTLEHLLLVGVAVGLAILIGVPLGVLIVRHKWLATPVLSLATLVLTVPSIALFGLMIPLFSLIGHGIGYVPAITAVFLYSLLPIVRNTHTALDNLPGGLREAGRGIGMTFWQRLRWVEIPVALPVIFGGIRTAVVMNIGVMAIAAVIGAGGLGLLLLNGISSSDIRQLITGAVMISLLAIVLDWLLHRLQIALTPKGIRS; from the coding sequence ATGAATACTGTGCTTTACGCCTGGCAAAACTGGGCCTACATCGCCGGATTGACGCTGGAACACCTGCTGCTGGTCGGCGTCGCCGTCGGCCTGGCGATCCTGATCGGCGTACCGCTCGGCGTGCTGATCGTCCGCCACAAATGGCTGGCGACGCCGGTGTTGAGCCTGGCCACGCTGGTGCTGACCGTGCCCTCCATCGCCCTGTTCGGGCTGATGATCCCGCTGTTTTCCTTAATCGGCCACGGCATCGGCTACGTGCCGGCGATCACCGCGGTGTTCCTCTACTCGCTGCTGCCGATCGTGCGCAACACCCACACCGCGCTCGACAACCTGCCCGGCGGGCTGCGCGAAGCCGGCCGCGGCATCGGTATGACGTTCTGGCAACGCCTGCGCTGGGTAGAGATCCCGGTGGCGCTGCCGGTCATTTTCGGCGGCATTCGCACCGCCGTGGTGATGAATATCGGCGTGATGGCGATCGCCGCAGTGATCGGCGCCGGCGGCCTCGGCCTGCTGCTGCTCAACGGCATCAGCAGCAGCGACATCCGCCAGTTGATTACCGGCGCCGTGATGATCAGCCTGCTGGCGATCGTCCTCGATTGGTTATTGCACCGCTTGCAAATTGCGCTTACGCCCAAGGGGATCCGCTCATGA
- a CDS encoding glycine betaine ABC transporter substrate-binding protein has protein sequence MTGAAAWAAPLTLASKNFTEQRILSAITVQYLRAKGFQVEPKTNLATVITRNAMINKQIDMTWEYTGTSLIIFNHINKRMTPQETYDTVKKLDAKLGLVWLQPADMNNTYAFAMQRQRAEKEHIRTMSQLVAKVEQVRKTDPKHNWLLGLDLEFAGRSDGLKPMQALYDMPLDRPQIRQMDPGLVYNAIRDGFVDAGLVYTTDGRVKGFDLQVLEDDKGYFPSYAVTPVVRADVLQNTPGLEEALNTLSKQFNNQVITELNAKVDIDYQTPQQVADAFLKQRGLIKGDM, from the coding sequence ATGACCGGCGCGGCCGCCTGGGCCGCTCCGCTGACGCTGGCGAGCAAGAACTTTACCGAACAGCGAATTCTGTCGGCGATCACCGTGCAATACCTGCGGGCCAAGGGGTTTCAGGTCGAACCCAAGACCAATCTGGCCACGGTGATCACCCGCAACGCCATGATCAACAAACAGATCGACATGACCTGGGAATACACCGGCACCTCGCTGATCATCTTTAACCACATCAATAAGCGCATGACGCCGCAGGAAACTTACGACACGGTGAAAAAGCTCGACGCCAAGCTCGGCCTGGTGTGGCTGCAGCCGGCGGACATGAACAACACCTATGCCTTCGCCATGCAGCGCCAGCGCGCGGAAAAAGAACACATTCGCACGATGTCGCAGCTGGTGGCAAAAGTGGAACAGGTGCGTAAAACCGACCCGAAACACAACTGGCTGCTGGGGCTGGATCTGGAGTTTGCCGGCCGCTCGGACGGCCTGAAGCCGATGCAGGCGCTGTACGACATGCCGCTCGATCGCCCGCAAATCCGCCAAATGGACCCCGGCCTGGTTTACAACGCCATCCGCGACGGCTTCGTCGATGCCGGACTGGTGTACACCACCGACGGCCGGGTGAAAGGCTTCGATCTGCAGGTGCTCGAAGACGACAAGGGCTATTTCCCGAGCTATGCGGTCACGCCGGTAGTGCGCGCCGACGTGTTGCAAAACACGCCGGGGCTGGAAGAGGCGCTGAACACGCTGTCGAAACAGTTCAACAATCAGGTGATCACCGAGCTTAACGCCAAGGTGGATATCGACTACCAGACGCCGCAGCAGGTCGCCGACGCGTTCCTCAAGCAGCGCGGCCTGATTAAGGGAGACATGTGA
- a CDS encoding ABC transporter permease, with protein sequence MHKSAPYRRLLLGSLLFIAVIALLVYGIGWETLKSRREDLIYLGQQHMFLVVCSMLLSLLVGIPSGILLSRPFARRWAEHVMQIFNVGNTLPPLAVLALAMVIIGIGDRPAVVALFLASLLPIVRNTYAGLRSVPPALVEAANGIGMTAGQRLRQVELPNALPVIFAGVRIAMAINVGTAPLAFLIGASSYGELIFPGIYLNDFPTLILGAAATALIALLLDLALAGLGRRLSPHTAS encoded by the coding sequence ATGCACAAGTCAGCGCCATACCGGCGCCTGCTCCTCGGGAGCCTGCTGTTTATCGCCGTCATCGCACTGCTGGTTTACGGCATCGGTTGGGAAACCCTCAAGTCGCGCCGGGAAGATTTGATTTACCTCGGCCAGCAGCACATGTTCCTGGTGGTGTGCTCCATGCTGCTGTCGCTGCTGGTCGGCATTCCCAGCGGCATCCTGCTGAGCCGCCCCTTCGCCCGCCGCTGGGCGGAGCACGTGATGCAGATCTTTAACGTCGGCAACACCCTGCCGCCGCTGGCGGTGCTGGCGCTGGCGATGGTGATCATCGGCATCGGCGATCGGCCGGCGGTGGTGGCGCTGTTCCTCGCCTCGCTGCTGCCCATCGTGCGCAATACCTATGCCGGCCTGCGTTCGGTGCCGCCGGCGCTGGTCGAGGCCGCCAACGGTATTGGCATGACCGCCGGGCAGCGGCTGCGCCAGGTTGAGCTGCCCAACGCGCTGCCGGTGATCTTCGCCGGGGTGCGCATCGCGATGGCGATCAACGTCGGCACCGCGCCGCTGGCGTTTTTGATCGGCGCCAGCAGCTACGGCGAACTGATTTTCCCCGGCATCTACCTGAACGACTTCCCGACGCTGATCCTCGGCGCCGCCGCCACCGCGCTGATCGCCCTGCTGCTCGATCTGGCGCTGGCCGGTCTCGGCCGCCGGCTCAGCCCGCACACCGCATCCTGA